The Amphiprion ocellaris isolate individual 3 ecotype Okinawa chromosome 24, ASM2253959v1, whole genome shotgun sequence DNA window attatccctgcaccgtgatagtgtaaccctgagtgtcatgtggtgcattaaaagtggggaggctgggtgaggcgtccagggggcgggccagaggaccacagaggatggctactctgcagcctaccctgacccaagttccccgagccgtcccagacctacccccaagctgtgagtgtgtgtggtgcattaaaaagaaattagagagcaggggaggcaagcaagagggtgatggggaagagacaaggccgtagagccctgccatccgccccaccacagagcccatcactcctgcccccacctgctctcggggccctaactgttgtgtccctatatgtgcctaagagtaactatatacagtgatgtgtgaagtatgtgaagtgcacagtaagaggcagtctggtgtggatccggcccaagAGGACAGaacagcgggggagacaggtagtaagaccactgGTACTggtgcagagggcccccagagcccggaggcaagaggccgaggtgggcccacccgaacccgaccggcccagccagcaccaaaacccccagaagtcggaGCGCTAGAccagcgccccggcagacgctgcagccccaccacgggccagccgcatgcagcaccccgccccggagggaggaccaggccgcaccaccaggaagcaagggccatgagcccccacgcccaccccggagccggtacgtccaggatgcagggcgctcaccccgcagcaccaccgagaccccacccacaccactactccccaggacagcaccgggcccggacagaagcccccagccagcagaaactaatctccagtggcggcacacaggcaagtaccaaggcctgtgcccggatgagccagagccacccccccccagagagaccacccggcccccatgccagtcccccaggcagcggagggcccccagcccccccaggggagggagagggacgaggacgagcggccaggcaggagaggagggaggaggagggaagcagagcaggaagggacaggggagcgaccggagggccgacccaccccaaaccccagggccagccagggcgccccagaagagaccagccgccgccacccccaaggccccgggagagcgcacaaacccagcagacccagggctcgaagggagagacaccggggacacccacccccaggcagaggggcccgagccacgccggccccgcagagccagagagcgaccccaagagcaataggaaAAGGACACCAttagtgcatgcacacagccttgaagtccatggtgccatcctacttcaaaaggtagagggttaataaactgaaataaagcagacagaagtcagaccatacacacagacagaataataattacaattttatgagggaaatggcatacgcccacaaacaagcggaggctatagattaatatttattgacttaataaatggagaccatttttctttgaaggagtccaattggttttttctgatagcagatattctctctagtgagatgtgttctgtgaggaggttcagccaatggatgatgttgagggctttcttatctttccagttaactaagaTAGTTTTTTTGGCGATGGCGAtggtgtgggttggatatgaatgtctggaagggctgtttgcgttagatcaccaattaggcaaacgttcggggaatgtggaatcccgcagtccaaaatattggagagtttctgtgtgatcgttacccagaattgatagacgggtgtacaaagccacagagcgtgaaagtaagtgtcagtcatgttttgggtgcattgcgtacatgtgtctgagcgtgagaagcccattttatacagtttatattgcgttatatgcgttctgtgaagcaccttaaattggatcaattgtaagttggtgtttttagtcattttaaatgtgttttcacagatctgggtccaaaaatcagagtcaaaagatttggatacgtctttttcccatttttgagttggtaggtgtatagagtgtgtctttgagagtaaactataaatttttgagagattctttttatttcttggagacagtttcacaatgtattcGACAAATTcgggtggctgtaaatccgttggctgtaaagtagtctgaagggatggaattctacttgtaatcgtcttctttacctgtaggtactgaagaaaatttccatttcttatttcaaatgtttggaataagtttatatatgtcctaaatgtgttgtcatccagaaggtgatggaggtgagtgactcctctctctgcccatgtgctgaaataaagagctattttgttgtttgcaaaatcagggttgtgccagattggggagagtatactgggttttaattgggagcctgtgatttccagtgctttccaccaagcagacaaggtggaagcgatcatagggttcttgaagcaggaatgatgtttaagggcagaagtgatacagggaaggtcagagattttgatctggttacaatctaactgttctagttctagccaggagttatattcttcatgtggatgtatccatttggtgagatattgtatttggttggataaataataatacatgaagttgggagcctccagtcccccttcggatttattcttctggagggtagtcaaactgattttagcctttttattctttgagtagaatttaccaatagcggagtctaatgattggaaccactttgatgtgggtttaaatggaatcatggagaagagatagttgattttaggtaatattttcattttgactgtagctattcgtcccaaaagggagatggggaggttgttccaacgcctcagatcatcacagactttgtccaaaagtggagtgaagttcaggtgaactaattctgagagtttggaggaaatatttatgcccagatatctgatgttgccagtaggaaaagaataatgcgagttttgaactgcgggattccacgagttatctgttaaaggtaatataattgattttgaccagttgacggagtagtctgaaagacaCGAGAAGGTCGTGATGAGGTTAattacttcctttactgaagttttaggttcttgtagataaagtaaaatgtcatctgcgtataggttaattttatgttcagactccagagcgcagatacctttgatatcggtgttctgacgtaccGCTGTTGCTAgtggttcgataaagatcgcaaacaataagggagagagtgggcatccctgtctcgttcccctttgcagactgaagctttgtgaagtgatcccattagtggtgactgtagccttgggtgagttgtacagagctgatacccactggataaacgattctccgaagccaaatttgtggagcacagcaaagagaaaggaccaattgactttgtcaaaggctttctctgcgtccagtgacataacaatagcttctttgttgtggcgttgcgtcaaagagattagatttagaagtcttctgatattgttggtggagtgtcggccatttataaatcctgtttgatcgctgtggattattgacgggatgattttctccagcctagaggcgagagcttttgagataattttgatgtcggtgttgattagtgacagaggtcgatagctagagggaagcgtaggatctttgtctggtttcaataataatttaattgcagctgtattcatgtgcggactgatataaccattatttttaatctccgtcactgtcctgaagaaaaggggtgctaacattgaccagaaatgtttaagaaattcagcagggaaaccatcaggaccaggtgccttgcctgctggcatactgtctaatgcacattgtaattctttcatagtcaatggagcatctaatatgtctctgtaatttgacgttagtttgggcatgtttaaattgttgagaaaattatgaaTATCTTCCATGTTTGGGTTAGctgctgctgagtataaactctggtaataattatagaagatctggttaatttcctgaggtgactgagtatattttcctgagggatcctgaattgctgttatgaaggatttttctttattgcgctggagttggttcgccagaaattttcctgatttattattgtgttcgaaatcattatatcttagttgttgtaataaaaactctgttttcttggataggatattatcgaggtttagttttgcattttgtagttcggaccataattgatcacttgggtttattgcataattctctgtaagttgtttaattttttcttcaatttctttctctgtttgtaaatctttttttttcttgtatgaggagtacgatattattttacccctgattacggcctttccagtttcccaaagcaaagatggagataagtcaatagagtcattgttttttagaaagtctgcccactcactccttattactcgatcaaattctgggtctttgagtagagagatgttgaggcgccaagtctgaggaggtttagggatggaatctgtttgcaggctgagagatattggtgcgtggtcgctgataatgattgggtggattttagtagtaactttatgtgctatagagttatttaagaggaaaaagtcaattcttgaaaatgttttgtgtaccgcAGAGAAAAATgtatagtccctctttgttgggtttttgagtctccagacgtcgtctagtccaaaatctttcatataatcatgtatgaccttaactgattgtgattgttttacatgtattggactattagatcgatctactgaagggtttaaaactatgttgaagtcaccaccgataatagttgttgagttagcagataagtctgctaagtgagagaaaacagtgtgaaagaaggctggatcttcattattcggagcatagagatttgcaatagaatataatttattaaagattgtagcctggataataatatatctgccctctgagtccgttactgtactgtttaaagtgaatggtactctcttatggactagaatggagacccctctttgtctgccgttataacaagatgaaaagataatactataattcgagtctgataaacatttttcttccgactgtagtaaatgcgtttcttggaggagcaaaatatctgcttttaatttagagacatagtccatgattttaactctttttgtttgtgagcgtatgccatgaacattccaggctacgatattaaacttgaacatagagagagaagatgttctgtcactggGTATGTagcaatataatataacatctgtgtgtgtccttgtgagctgtctgttgctgtctgagctgtgagtgttggagagagatgtatacagcaggtcaggatctatatatacattatataatagcacatcattgcctaaaaaactatcaacaaacacattataaaacatacaggcacaataaacatggggggtacatagagtgtgagtgagagtgtggggggtgagtgtgtgagagggggagagagctaaagggagacatatagagagggagagagagaaaagtagaaggaggagggggttctccagtggggagtgtaggttaggagagtgagacatttacacctgtgacatttattttttttataacattttctaacataaatgactaagtgatatattaaacgtttaagccatttttttcttttttttcttttttttttttttttttaagaagagcCAGGGGGTAATGGAGGGTTCCCGAAATATCTGCCCATCTATGTatagtttgtccacaaccagtgcagtccgtttacctttctgtctgtgttctttcatgatgggatataatactttgcgcctctcgttgatttcccaaaggttattactgaggattttaaacaaaaacattcaggcgaacagttaacatcatagggtgcctgacatgtttgttttttttctgggtcgatacagattttttgagcaagttttacaagttttttgaacagcacataaagttaagttaaaattaaaataatcacgagttgcagcctttgcttatttatgttttacatgctgaagttgtccgtggattaaggtgattgagaacaggcgAGTCAACctccacacctgtgagagagatggatggatggatggacagatggatatAGATaggcagatggatggatggatggatggataggtaggtaggtaggtatatggaccatagatagatggatggataggtagatcctTCAGtgatcctgcagtggggaaattttcagtgtggcagtagcagataggaaaaaaagtaaaaaaaaaaaaaaaaaagcagcactcagtgcacagatataaatagatgctttctccttagagaagaaatagaaatgcttgttaaaaaaaaaaacctgtgaaattgcacatattgacttatttacattttattgcagttacttcatgggtgatctgaactactgggagcaggcttgattgaacacagtctgactgctgcaggaaggaaggacctccttcaaacatcgtgggtgaagcagtctgtccctgaaggagctgccggtgatggtcctgtttcctgcagggggtgggagatgtcctccatgatagacaacagctttgtcatcatcctcctgtctaccaccagcccaggacagagcttgctttcttaaccagtttctttagtctcttcctgtctgcagccgtgatgctgctgctccagcagaccagtccatacaggatggctgataccaccacacaaccataaaaggtcctcagaattgctccctgcaccccgaaggacctcagtttcctgagcaggtgaagtctgttctgacctttcttataCCGTGcattggtgttctatctctagacatgtttgaatgtctttatcaataaatgctcaaacacatgttgagtgtcagctcagctctttgttccatacatgtaaatgttcctatgtgattggtgtcgtGCAGTcggagtgtaaagaattgaagctgtcagaggctttctgtggtgaagaggctgcaggacatcagctgctccaacaggtgacgcgtttgttctttggctccaaccagaaccagcaataaatcagcatgagctgcagcttatccacctcatagagtgtataataaagaaaccaagaggttttagttgatagctgtctctagtgaatgaccagcagtgtcttgttgaggttgtgaggagaagtaaaaagcttacagcacctggtattcccaggtagtctcccatccaaatactaaccaggcccaaccctgcttagctttgcagatcagatgagattgggtgtattcagtgtCAGAAACAACCTCGcatgattcagatctccactcacaccttttatttgttgtttggttgcgccagtactaattgatagcatcatttaagcaaagttagagcaacatcttgtaggacacctggtgtagaggtaagttttttgcctctcaaatccaccttagtacctttattatcttcacttccttaatacttttgtgtaccatcatttacgaaaactaacagctatacccagtaggaaggatagtgcagtggtaagttatctgcctctcatccaggaggtccttggttcgaatccagctcaaggctctttttaaactttggctgcatgacacctcttgcaaccatcattacaacaaactccaccagggaccttgtgtgaaagatagctcacacagagggtgtatgtctgtcatgtggacgggcacggttcgaatccccgctgGGGAGggtgatagtggagtggaaaggttgtggtctgtggtgtggagtgacTGGACTGGAGTGGAGTTCAAAGATGGTTcctggaaaaaggaaaacacggagatttacccataagcaaggcaataaggcaataaggcaataaggcaataaggcaataaggcaataaggcaataaggcaataaggcaataaggcaataaggcaataaggcaataaggcaataaggcaataaggcaataaggcaataaggcaataaggcaataaggcaataaggcaataaggcaataaggcaataaggcaataaggcaataaggcaataaggcaataaggcaataaggcaataaggcaataaggcaataaggcaataaggcaataaggcaataaggcaataaggcaataaggcaataaggcaataaggcaataaggcaataaggcaataaggcaataaggcaataaggcaataaggcaataaggcaataaggcaataaggcaataaggcaataaggcaataaggcaataaggcaataaggcaataaggcaataaggcaataaggcaataaggcaataaggcaataaggcaataaggcaataaggcaataaggcaataaggcaataaggcaataaggcaataaggcaataaggcaataaggcaataaggcaataaggcaataaggcaataaggcaataaggcaataaggcaataaggcaataaggcaataaggcaataaggcaataaggcaataaggcaataaggcaataaggcaataaggcaataaggcaataaggcaataaggcaataaggcaataaggcaataaggcaataaggcaataaggcaataaggcaataaggcaataaggcaataaggcaataaggcaataaggcaataaggcaataaggcaataaggcaataaggcaataaggcaataaggcaataaggcaataaggcaataaggcaataaggcaataaggcaataaggcaataaggcaataaggcaataaggcaataaggcaataaggcaataaggcaataaggcaataaggcaataaggcaataaggcaataaggcaataaggcaataaggcaataaggcaataaggcaataaggcaataaggcaataaggcaataaggcaataaggcaataaggcaataaggcaataaggcaataaggcaataaggcaataaggcaataaggcaataaggcaataaggcaataaggcaataaggcaataaggcaataaggcaataaggcaataaggcaataaggcaataaggcaataaggcaataaggcaataaggcaataaggcaataaggcaataaggcaataaggcaataaggcaataaggcaataaggcaataaggcaataaggcaataaggcaataaggcaataaggcaataaggcaataaggcaataaggcaataaggcaataaggcaataaggcaataaggcaataaggcaataaggcaataaggcaataaggcaataaggcaataaggcaataaggcaataaggcaataaggcaataaggcaataaggcaataaggcaataaggcaataaggcaataaggcaataaggcaataaggcaataaggcaataaggcaataaggcaataaggcaataaggcaataaggcaataaggcaataaggcaataaggcaataaggcaataaggcaataaggcaataaggcaataaggcaataaggcaataaggcaataaggcaataaggcaataaggcaataaggcaataaggcaataaggcaataaggcaataaggcaataaggcaataaggcaataaggcaataaggcaataaggcaataaggcaataaggcaataaggcaataaggcaataaggcaataaggcaataaggcaataaggcaataaggcaataaggcaataaggcaataaggcaataaggcaataaggcaataaggcaataaggcaataaggcaataaggcaataaggcaataaggcaataaggcaataaggcaataaggcaataaggcaataaggcaataaggcaataaggcaataaggcaataaggcaataaggcaataaggcaataaggcaataaggcaataaggcaataaggcaataaggcaataaggcaataaggcaataaggcaataaggcaataaggcaataaggcaataaggcaataaggcaataaggcaataaggcaataaggcaataaggcaataaggcaataaggcaataaggcaataaggcaactTTCCTTCCAACTGTCTTTCAATAAGGCTTCTTCCAACTGTTttgcaataaggcaataaggcttCTTCCAACTGTCTTGCAATAAGGCAACTTTCCTTCAACTGTctttcaagaagatttttggcaaattttgcccaaatgtgaaaaaaaagcttgagcagggtCGGGAAtcgaacctgcactctccaggttccaaaccagcatcactacctctggactaccagcccttcatacccaaatacaggcttttcttctattcgtcaaggcggtgacatcaacactgaaagaa harbors:
- the LOC129348335 gene encoding basic salivary proline-rich protein 3-like; this encodes MCEVCEVHSKRQSGVDPAQEDRTAGETGSKTTGTGAEGPQSPEARGRGGPTRTRPAQPAPKPPEVGALDQRPGRRCSPTTGQPHAAPRPGGRTRPHHQEARAMSPHAHPGAGTSRMQGAHPAAPPRPHPHHYSPGQHRARTEAPSQQKLISSGGTQASTKACARMSQSHPPPERPPGPHASPPGSGGPPAPPGEGEGRGRAARQERREEEGSRAGRDRGATGGPTHPKPQGQPGRPRRDQPPPPPRPRESAQTQQTQGSKGETPGTPTPRQRGPSHAGPAEPESDPKSNRKRTPLVHAHSLEVHGAILLQKLLHG